The Hemibagrus wyckioides isolate EC202008001 linkage group LG26, SWU_Hwy_1.0, whole genome shotgun sequence DNA window TCGAGTCTCCTTCATGATGCAGTGAAGTGAACAGGAAGTGCACCTGCAACATGAGGAACACCTGGAGAACACTCAGGTGCAGTTTGGAGTACAGCTCTTCACACACTGCCCCGTTCTCTTGCTCCAGCTGGGGGCTGGTCACTGCGGACTTGCGGGCTCTCTGAGAGGCGAGTGGCGCTTTCACACACCACCGGAGCAGACCTGTGAGGGGCGTGACCTCCAAACACCCCAGTGGCAAACTGGGGGTCAGAGGAGTGTTGATGAAGGTCAACAGGAGCAGTCTGGGGTCTTCTGTGATCCAACCAACCACCATGTCCAACAGTGCAGGGGGCGGAGTTaactcatctacacacacacaccatattaatgatttaaattacagttgtactactgtcagagcctgtgtgtgtgtgtgtgtgtgtgtgtgtacctgaggagaaGTCGTACAGAGCGGTGACGGCGGTGATCAGCTGGCAGCAGAAGCGAGGACTGGCTGAACAGACGTTCTGCAATGTGGTGATGGACCCTGGCACCAACGTGCAGTAATCATCCACCAACACCAACGCCAACCGGACACACCACGCAGAGTGAgtacgctacacacacacacacacacacacagaggaaattAACATGGTACACAGTTACAATTTTCATTACACAATCTTTATAAAATCTTTGCATTGTTGAAAAAAATGAGAAACCTAATGACATCCCATAATAAACAGTGTGCtttctgccctcttcctcatacacaGAGGTGGACACAGAACCCACTGTGATGGACAGGAGATAGAGAATAAGCCCCTCCTATCCAGACAGTCACACTCTCTTAGAGTGTCTCCATAACAGAATTCCGATTCCATGATAAAATTTCCCCTTGCGTCACTCAGACAGGACTCAGTATCTCCATGGAAACAAGCTTAATTTCCCATTGGTTTCTGATCTCTAAATGGGTGGGGCCAGaaagtgcttggcccccttTAGTTGCTGCTTACTATCATTTCAAtcttctgtttttctccttctttataACGTACACACTGATGTGAAAGACTGAGTATCAGCACTGAGAAATGACAGCAGACTGAGCGTGATGTTGTTGTTCTCACCTGCAGCCAGGTGGCAGCGCACTCTAGGATGGGAACTCTGCACACGGCCACTGCCATGGACACCAGTTTTCCCAGTGTGGCCATGCGGTTCTCGTCCGCTTTGTTTCCCTGCAGACTGAAGAGCGCCGAGAAGATCACCTGTCTCACTGCATCTTTACTCTGCTCCTGGAAATAACTGCACATGATCTCCAACAGCTGCAGCTCCTGAACACAGCTcatcctctgacacacacacacacacacacacacacacacacacattagggtGTACCTCAATAGACATCTGGATTCTCCTCTGTCCCTGTCCTCACCTTGCGCGGTGTGTTGCGGTCTTTTGGCACATGGAATATGAACTCCTCCACCAGGTCCACAGTGTTCTTGTCCAGGCCCGGGGCATTCTGCAGTGAGCTGCCCAGTGCGATGTCCAGGTGGTACAGGACCTCTTTAGCCGCGCTCAGAGGGTCTCGCCGCAGCAGGGCGTGACGGATATCACTCATATCTCTGCTCAAACACACAGTGGCACTGATGCTGGGAACACCAGACTAAACTGGGAGTTGCACGGAACAACAACAAAGTGACGTCATCATGAGGGGGACGCACAACCGTGATGACGTCACAGAAAAAGGGACCTACATCATCAACCAacaaattagcaccagaatCACTAAACACATGACGGATATTTCACTACTAACACATTTCTGAGTTTGCTgaactttaataacacacaagAATATTCCCACTTATGACAGTTCTTAGCATTAGCATTGAGCTAACGATGGATGgactgttagctagctagctaagcggctgtttttgttcttttttaaattaaagttaggGTGTGAATTATAGCTCAATACCCTTACAGGACTGT harbors:
- the ints15 gene encoding integrator complex subunit 15, whose amino-acid sequence is MSDIRHALLRRDPLSAAKEVLYHLDIALGSSLQNAPGLDKNTVDLVEEFIFHVPKDRNTPRKRMSCVQELQLLEIMCSYFQEQSKDAVRQVIFSALFSLQGNKADENRMATLGKLVSMAVAVCRVPILECAATWLQRTHSAWCVRLALVLVDDYCTLVPGSITTLQNVCSASPRFCCQLITAVTALYDFSSDELTPPPALLDMVVGWITEDPRLLLLTFINTPLTPSLPLGCLEVTPLTGLLRWCVKAPLASQRARKSAVTSPQLEQENGAVCEELYSKLHLSVLQVFLMLQVHLTEQNLLGRLAVVQVESVATLVEEVSGLVEELNPLHAANQIQLALDRLAQALQVAMATGALLCSREDLRTLCSRLPHNNMLQLVMSGPVVPHGAAFQPSVYPYIHPARPTPLSPHPAIPALSPLPAHPALTTHHQLTPHTPHSPLPPPHAFHPASMGFPYRPIR